The stretch of DNA CTCTTCCCCAGGGGGAAATGTCCTCTGTCCTAACTCAAGGGCAGGTCTTAATTCCGTCCCCTGTGCTCAGAGGTGCAGACCAAGTTACTGGGCTGGGTGAGGCTTGTGCCCCCACCCAGGAAACTGAGTCAGCAGATACAGGGCACGTTTGTCTGTGTCGTGATGCACGCTCCCTTCCTCCCAGGGAGGAAACGctaggcttttgcacagcaatttGTCTAATGATAACTCTCAGGTTGGAAATGAACATGGCAGATTGAACCCTCTTCCGTCAGTTCCTCTTGGATCAGGAAGTAAAGGAGAACAGTATATGGGGTTTTGACTTGCCAGCAGAAAAGCAAAAGACGTGTTCTGACTTTGCATGGAATCCAGTAAGTGTTCCCTGAGCATCATGTTGTTGCTAATGAATGATTTCACATCACACCTCTTGAGTCACAAAATCTGTCAAACCTGTGCTATGTTCACACAGCAGCAGggggaaaagacacatgtatgtACACTCATGAGGTGTGTAGAAcccaaataaattaagaaaattttactCAGTGCCTGAAGACAAGAATCCTGGTGGAAACTCAACGGGTGTTTCTGAATCTCTACAACTCTCCCAAACCACCTACATGAAGAACTGTGCAAACTGGGCCAGAGAAAACCCTACAAATAGACAACGTTGGAGCCAAGGCATTGTCAAGAACAACAGAAGCCTTCTTGTCCAATGTCAAGGGTTCAGTCTCCAGGGGCATTTGAGCTTTGCATCAGATTCAGAAAACTCTTTGCAGCCTCACAAGGGTGGGACTTGGGGCTCACTGCTCTAGCGAGAGGTCCATGTGAACATTTCCCAAAACCCCAGGcttgtcaaaattttaaatgttactctCTTCACAGACTAATGTGTTTAACATTAGACACGAGGATAGACTGGAATTCCTCTTATCCTCGTGCTCAGCTTTGCCAGGTAACTTGAACTTGAAACCCCTAGAAATTCGTGAAGCCACCGAAACCGATTCTGCTAACACCAGCGCTGAGGCTTCTTTATTGTGAGAAAATTGCCTCTGACAGTTTTTCTTTGGGCACAAACTCTTTATGTGCTTAGAAAAATACCAAGAATCAATGAAACGTCCCCATCATGTTGCCATCATTCCTGTATGTAGAATTGGATAAACAAATCAATTTTCATGAGATATATCCTGTAGCAGAAAGAAAATGCTGTGTCCTACACGCTCAGTGAGGATTTTTTGGGTGTATTTCTGTTTGTATTGGGAGTAATTTTAGCTTGTTTTTGAAAACTATAGTTCCCATTTCCATGGCAAGTACACGTTTGTCTCCAGATAACAGCCCCGGAGGCTCAGCCATGGCCCCGAGAATAGCCAGACTGTTCCATCAGAGAGCATCTGAGCTACTTTGTGTTTCAAGAACATAAAAACTGGTGACTTCCTCTTCTGGCTTCAACATGCAGGTATCTACATAGACTCCAGTGATTGGCAGTTGGGTAAAGTATTGCTTTGATTGTTGCCTTAACTGCCTTTTCATCAAATGAACACTTCAAAAATGATGCGATCTAAGAATTCCAGCCTATTTGGagtgaagagaagaaagatgTCTTGATGGCTCCATCAACTGCTTGTGGAGAGCATTAGTCATGCATCAGACAGATTTAGGTCCGAGCCCAAGCTCTGCTCCTCCGTGGAGATGCAAACTTGAGGGAGTTGCTTGATGCACCTGCAACTTCATCATCTGTCAACTGGGACTGTGACAGTATTGACCTAGAGAGGTGGGGAGTGGTACAAAATGCTTTGCCCTTTGCCTATAGAACAGTAGTGCCACAAATACAGCTTAGTGAGTGAATCAGCTAATCTGCGAAAGAAGCATTGTTTTCCGACGCATGTGTCATTTAATGCACTGCGTTCTAAAGTCTTAAAGCTGCAGACTCTCTGTCGTGTAAACTCTAGTTCCAGCCTTTCTGCAAGTGACTGGAACATATGAGTAGCTGATccaaaagatttcttaaatgaatGCAGGTATAACTCGGAATGGTAATATCTCTCATTGGTGTAAAGCATTCTTTTAAAAGAGTTTCTCCTCAGGCATTTACTCATTTTATATCAAGAGAGAAATGTTGGTACCACATAACgcaaacaaaactaaagaaaacaaaacataagagaaaacaaagcaaaaagccaaaactcATAATTCAAAGTTTATTACAGTTTAGAGTGACAGAGCTGGcgtacatgaatgttcattgcagctttgtTCGTAACATCTAAAAAGTGGAAACATCGACTGAATGGCCaagggatgaatgaataaagaaactgGGGTTTTCAGACGGTGGACTGTTACGCCACCACGAGATGTAGGGAAGTACTGTTAACTGGACAGACCTTGAGAAGACTCTGCTCTGTGAAAGCCAGTCACCAAGGGCCAGACACCATATGATTCTATTCCTGTGGGTACTAGAAATATCAGGACAGAATGAGACAATTAGGAAGCTGGGTCTTAAAGAAGACGGTGATCTTTATGGGATCCCAGAGGCTGAGTTCCCATGGGTCAAAATAGACCTATGATCCTGGGGCCCAGAAACATGTATTTGTAATTCTAGGTTCTGTTTCTTAGGGAGAGCCTCAGGAATCAAAGAACCTTCAGGCCCCGAAAACTGCATGCAGACCCATCAGGCCCAGTGAATCATGCAAGACGGACAAAGGACAGAGGACATGCAGGGATCTCCAGGGTGTTAGGACAAGCGTCTCTTGCTGAGCCACGTTCCCTGAGGGTTTCCATGAGAGGCACACATTTCTCTGGTTTGTGTTCCTTTGGTGGAGAAACTAGGGACTACTGTAAGCCCTTGGGGTCCCAGTGAACAAGAGTCCATGTGTGTCCTTGTCTCTGCATAAACAAACACCTGAGTGTTTCCTTGGCCACTGAATCAGACTCACTTCAGAAGGACCACAGGCATAAATGCCATGATAGAAACAAGACGTTAGGTTACGCGGTCCTGGCCATGTCCAGAATCCAGAATTTCTCAAAGCACGGATCTCAAGTCCAGAGGTGGGATGATTATTGAGTGTTCTGTAAGAGCTGCCGTGATGACAGGAAGATGGTGGAGCTAGTGTCATTTCCAAGAAATTCTGTGCCATCTGGAGGAAAGAGGCTGGGCTGAGAAGAAACGCATTTCGGAGACGAGCTCTTAGGTTCCTCTTAAACTGCTCTGGCCTAGATTCCTCTCTGTCCAGCAATCCAAGAATTCCAAGATCCTGGCTCTGAGCATCAGAGCTGGAAATATCCTGAGGATGCCTCCAGCATGCcagagcagagacagagaagaacccgcccctcccagggcagcccacaGCCAGTCCCCACCTGTGCCCTCTGGGTTTGTGCTCAGCTCCCCCTGCAGCCCTTCTCACTGTGTCACTCAGGGCGCAGTAGTACACAGCCGAGTCTGATGTTTGCACTGAGCGTTTCTGCAGGTGGAAGGTCTTGTCACTCTTAACCAGAGTGGCCTGGAAACCTTGCTCCTCTGCCCTCGGGTTTGCAGTTGACCCCTTCAGGAGGAGTTGAGGAGCTCTGTTGGATACTGGACGTACCAGAAAAGATAGGGAGCTGAATCAAGGGTCTCATAAGCGCAGCTCAGAGTCATAGGTGCCTCCTCTGGAAGAACCACTGGGACTTCTGTCTGGTTCACTGAGTCTCCGTTGGTCCCTCCTAGAAAAGAATCACTTTGTTACATTAGTCGTGTACAGAAGGAGAGTGTTTAGGAAGAGAGGACAACGTGAAAGTAACCAGGATTACAGGAAAATGCAAAACCATGAGCATTTAGGATCACCTTGTTACTTACTGATGATTAAGAAGATCACAAGAACGGGGTGAGTGGCAGAAAGCATGTTAGCAAAAGAAACTAGGCCTTGCTCTCTGGAATACACCGAAACTAACAGGGCTAAAATCCAGCGAGAGCTTGTGCAAACGGAGAGCCCCTCCTGCCCAGGAGCAGGCAATGCCTTGTGGCTGCCAAGCAGCAGTCTCTGAGTACAACCTGAACCACATCTGAAGGAAGccctgccctctggtggccattctgcaaactgcaccacaccCGCGTCTGACCAATTCGTTCTGATGTTAACAGCCTGAGCAATCAAGGAGAACAGGGCAGGACTCTAAGCAGAAATTGCTGACAAACATATTGCTCTTATTGAATGAGTTCACATCATGCCTCCTCAGTCACAAAACCTGTCAAGAGTGTGAAATGTTCAGGTAGCAGcagcagaaaacaacaacaacaacaatatatacaaatatcatacACGtgtggaaacaaaagcaaattcaGAAAATTCTACTCAGTACCTAAATACAAGAATTCCTGTGAAAACTCAATACATGTATTTCTGAAATACCCCCTCAACTTCCAAACCACATGC from Sus scrofa isolate TJ Tabasco breed Duroc chromosome 7, Sscrofa11.1, whole genome shotgun sequence encodes:
- the LOC110255290 gene encoding LOW QUALITY PROTEIN: uncharacterized protein LOC110255290 (The sequence of the model RefSeq protein was modified relative to this genomic sequence to represent the inferred CDS: inserted 1 base in 1 codon), yielding MLSATHPVLVIFLIIRGTNGDSVNQTEVPVVLPEEAPMTLSCAYETLDSAPYLFWYVQYXNRAPQLLLKGSTANPRAEEQGFQATLVKSDKTFHLQKRSVQTSDSAVYYCALSDTVRRAAGGAEHKPRGHRWGLAVGCPGRGGFFSVSALACWRHPQDISSSDAQSQDLGILGLLDREESRPEQFKRNLRARLRNAFLLSPASFLQMAQNFLEMTLAPPSSCHHGSSYRTLNNHPTSGLEIRALRNSGFWTWPGPRNLTSCFYHGIYACGPSEVSLIQWPRKHSGVCLCRDKDTHGLLFTGTPRAYSSP